The genome window CATTTCGGAGCGCAGACCGGCGGGGAGCGTCTTGCCCGATTGGTAGTATTCGGTGCAGACTTCAGTGGTGATCGTAAATCCCGGGGGGACGGGAAGGCCGATGTTGGACATTTCGGCGAGGTTTGCACCCTTGCCGCCGAGAAGGTCGCGCATGGTGGCATTGCCTTCGTTAAACAGGTAAACGCGTTTCGTGCTCATAGGAGATTCCGTAAGCATCCCGACAACGCTGGCGAGATGAAGCGAACACCGCATTTTACCCGGCGAGTGGGTTCAACTTCACCCTGCAAACTTGCCCAAACCGGCTAGACTCTCCCCATGAATATCGAAATTCGCGGCGAGAATATTCAGCTGCAACAACTGCTGAAAGTGGCCGGAGTGGTTTCCATGGGCGGCGAGGTCAAGGGCCTGCTCGCCGAGGGCGCGATCTTAGTCAATGACGTGGTCGCCACCGAGCGCCGCAAAAAGATCGTCCCCGGCGACACCGTGCGCGTCGGCGAGGTCGTCATCACCGTCGCTTAGCACTCGGGCACGGCCACGCTGATCTGCAAGGCAAGCCCGCCTTCGGCCGTCTCCTTGTACTTCGTGTTCATGTCCAGCGCGGTGTTCCACATCGTCAAAATCACGTGATCCAGGTGAACCTTGGCGCTGGCGGGATCGCTGGTGAGAGCCATCTGCGCGGCGGTGATCGCCTTGACTGCGCCCATGCTATTGCGCTCAATGCAGGGAATCTGCACAAGCCCGGCGATGGGGTCGCAAGTGAGCCCAAGATGGTGCTCCATCGCGATTTCGGCGGCCATGAGCACCTGGCCCACCGAGCCACCCATCACCTGACACAAGCCCGCCGCCGCCATCGCGCTGCTCACGCCGATCTCGGCCTGGCAACCGCCCATCGCGGCGCTGATCGTCGCGCCTTTCTTAAAGAGCGAACCGATTTCGCTTGCCGTCAGCAGGAAATCTTGAATTGACTCGTCGTCGCCGCGGTGGTGGCAAACCCAGTGCAACAGCACCGCCGGAATGACGCCCGCCGCGCCATTGGTCGGCGCGGTGACCACACGGCCAAAGTTGGCGTTCTCCTCGTTGACGGCCAGCGCGAAGCACGAGACCCACTGCAGCGTGTCGGAGAAGTTAGTGTTTTGTTGCTGAATCGCCTTGATCCAAGTCGCCGGGCTATCGGCCTCCTTGCTCATGAGTTGCTGATGCAGTTCGGCCGCGCGCCGCTTGACGTTGAGGCCGCCCGGGAGGGTTCCGCCCGTATGGCAGCCGCGCCAACAGCAATCGCGCATCGCCTCGTAGATGTTCCTCACGCCGAGCTCGGTCTCGTCGCGAGGCCGCCACGTGTCTTCGTTCCGGCGAACCAATCCGGGGATGCTCACGCCAAGCTCGGCGCAATAGGCTTCGATCTGACGAGCGTGGTCAATGGGGTAGGGAAGCCGCACCGCGCGCGAGCCCGTTGGCTGCTCGCCCTGCGCCACCACGAAACCGCCGCCCACCGAGTAGTACGCCGCCTGATGCGACTCGCCGCTGGCGCGCTGGGCCGTAAACAGCAGCCCATTGGGATGGCCGAGCAAACACTGATCGTGATGAAACACCACGTCGCGCTCCGGGTCAAAGTTGATCTCGGATTGCCCTCCAAGGTTGAGCTGGCTTGACTTGCGAATCCGGTCGAGTTCGGGGAAAATGTCGTCCACCGGCACCGTCACCGGGTCGAACCCGCGCAGACCCATGATCACCGCGACATCCGTGCCGTGACCTTTACCCGTCAGCGCCAGGCTGCCATACAGCCCCACCTGCACTTGCGCCACGGAGCGCAGGTCGCCCAACTCGTGCAGAAAGCGTTCCGCGGCGCGCCACGGACCCAGCGTGTGCGAGCTGCTCGGCCCCACCCCAATCTTGAGGATGTCGAAAACGCTAATGCTCTCCACAATCTATTCGTGGACGGGATACGGCTCGACAAAGGATGCCGGACGTTTGGCCAAGAACGCGGCCACGCCCTCTTTGCCTTCGTCCCCGGCGCGCGCATCGGCCAGCAGTGCGGCGGTTTCTTCCAAGGTGTAGGGGGCGTCCATGGCGAGAATCTTCGCCTTATGCACCGCGCGCGGCCCCGCCGCAAGGACAGCCTTGATCTTGGCCGCCAGAATCTGTTCGGCGTCGTGGGGGTCGGTGGCCAAGTCGTGCACCAAGCCGATGCGCTGCGCCTTCTCGCTCTCGAAGACTTCGCCGGTAGCGAACAGCGAACGCGCGTGGCCCTGCCCAATTTTCTGTATCACGATGTTGCTGATGGTGGCCGGGATGAGGCCCAGCTTTACCTCGCTAAAGGCGAACTTTGTGCCGGGCAACGCGACCGCGACATCGCACGCGGCGACCAGGCCGCATCCGCCGCCAAACGCCGCGCCGTGCACCTTAGCCATCACCACCGCTGGACATCGGGCCGCATTGTCCAGCATCCGCGCCAGATTCAAAGCGTCGGCAATGTTCTGCTCGCGGGTGTAGCCGGAGGCCTTGGTCATCCACTGCAGGTCTCCCCCCGCGCAAAACGCCGGCCCTTCGCCGCGAATGATGATGACGCGCGCTCCTTCGGGGTTGGCAAATGTCTCGCTCAGCGCGGAGATCAGTTCATCGTTGAATGCGTTGCGAACTTCGGGACGGTTGATGGTCACGTGAAGAACGCTTCCATCGCGCTTCTTATCCAGCATCTTCCCAGTGTACCGGGGAGGTTTCGTTGACCTCATGCCTTATTCCCAGCCAAACCAATTCTCCGACTAGCTTCTCGCAGGTGCCAGCGAAGAGTAACGAGTCGCCCATGATTCATCCTCGTAGGGTAGAACCCGTACGGGAGTCGTTCTGACTAAGAGGGCTTGAAGAGGCCCTTCTCGATGCGCTCCAACCGAAGCTTTCGTTGTGCTAACAATTTTTCGGAGATTGCTTTGGTGCCTGGCGGGGTGGTCCCATTACTGATCAGTCTCCGAAAGGCCTCTATCTCCATCTGCAGCATTTCTTTGTGCCGGTATCCCATGCCAATACACAAGGTATCCGCGAGGTACCTCTCGACGGCTATGGAGTGCCAAGTGCCGGGCGAGTGCTGCTCCATGCGCTTGACGAGCGATTTTCCAATCTTGAGCAAGGCCGCGCCGGAAGCCTCTCGGTCGTAGTGTTCCCCGCGCATGCGGCGAAAGTTAGTGTCTTTTTGAGAATGCTTGAGGAGTGCCTGAAAAAGATATTGGTTCGGGTGCCACGATTCGATGAGTTGCAGAGCTACATCGAACCGAATGGGCACCTCAGCCGGGCTAAACACATAAGAGAGGTAGCATGCGGTAGCAATGGACTTGGAGGTAAGTCCCTTCTCGAATTCACCGAGATATGATGCGACTTTTGGATGGAGAACATTTTTTGGATGAATGGCCCCATTCCAGTTTGTCCTGGACAATGTAGCCAGCAACAAGAATCGAGCCTTTTCTACCGGGCTCGAATGCTTCGCTTTGGCGGCGGCTGTGAACGCGGTTTCATAACGCTTATATTCCAAGGCCGAGACTGAGTTCAGTGCTTGAATATCTGCAAACAGAGCGTCCGGCTTTTCGGACCACTTTCCTTGGTGCCAACTGAGAGTTCCAGAAGTTCCCGTACTAAGCAATAAAAATGAAATCGAGATTAGCACCTTAATAACTTCTCCTGAACAGATGAATATGCGGCCCGTGCGGTGAACCAGTAATTGCCCCCTCCATTCTATCTGCGGCTCTCACAGTTATCCAGCCGTGCGGCCCCCAATTCTCCGCCGTTGTAACCTTGTGATATCGCTTCGGAAGTCCAACGACTTTCCAGCCAGGCTAGTCTGGCTGAGGGCAACCAATATGAGAGCAGAAATCGATTTTCTAAAAGTCAATTCAAGAAACGTCTAGAGCGCATTCTATCGCATAATTTTCTGGCTGGCAACACTTTTGACAATGTTTATTCAAAGTTTTCAACACTGCGATGCGCAGCTAGCCCCGAGGATAGCCATGTGGGGTCCGGGCGAAAACCACCTTTTACCGAGGCGTCCATACCTAATCTGAGCGTGCCGGAAAAAGTCCGTCACAGGAATGACTGACATGGACCATGTGCCCAATTGGCGTTCAGGATGCTCAGTTTACGCCAAAGTTTTTTGGTAATGTGCGAGCTGCGCGGTAGGCTACTGGTCGCCAAATTACGGTTGCGTGACCGCCGACGTGATCACATCGCCTCGGCGCAAGTTGTCCACGGCCGCAGTTCCTGCCGAAACCGAGCCGAAGACCACGTAGTTGCCATCCAGGAAGTGCACCGCATTCTGGCAAAGGTAGAACTGGCTGCCGGCCGTGTCCATGCCCGAGCTGCGCGCCATCGCTAGCGCGTATTGGTCGTGCACCAAGTCGTTGGTCTCGAACGGAATCGTGTAGCCCGGACCGCCGGTGCCGATGCTGGGGTCGGTGAGCGGCAGAGTCTTGGTCAGGGGGTCGCCGCCTTGCACAATGAAATCGGGAATGGAGTTCGACGGCGAGAGGTCTTCGCGGCGGTGGAACACGATGCCATCGTAAAAGCCCTCGTTCACGAGCGACACAAAGTTGGCCACGTGGCCCGGCGCCTTGTCCGGACGAAGGGCCAGCGTGAAGGTCGCCCCGCCCGTCATGTTAAATCGCACACTCGCGTTGGCCGCCACCGTGATGCTAAAGTCGTCGGTTTTCGTGGGGTCGGCCTGCGATCGAGCCGTGACCAGATAGGTGCCCGCCGCGTTCGGCGCGGTGTAGGTTCCGTCGGAGGCGATTGTCCCGCTCGCGCTGCCGCCCGGCACACTCCAGGTGACATTGAGGTTGCTCGTCCCGGCGACGGTCGCCGTGAGACGGATGCGGCTACGAGGCACCACGACCTTCGAACCCAAGCTATTGACATC of Chthonomonas sp. contains these proteins:
- a CDS encoding enoyl-CoA hydratase/isomerase family protein: MLDKKRDGSVLHVTINRPEVRNAFNDELISALSETFANPEGARVIIIRGEGPAFCAGGDLQWMTKASGYTREQNIADALNLARMLDNAARCPAVVMAKVHGAAFGGGCGLVAACDVAVALPGTKFAFSEVKLGLIPATISNIVIQKIGQGHARSLFATGEVFESEKAQRIGLVHDLATDPHDAEQILAAKIKAVLAAGPRAVHKAKILAMDAPYTLEETAALLADARAGDEGKEGVAAFLAKRPASFVEPYPVHE
- a CDS encoding RNA-binding S4 domain-containing protein, coding for MNIEIRGENIQLQQLLKVAGVVSMGGEVKGLLAEGAILVNDVVATERRKKIVPGDTVRVGEVVITVA
- a CDS encoding L-serine ammonia-lyase yields the protein MSVFDILKIGVGPSSSHTLGPWRAAERFLHELGDLRSVAQVQVGLYGSLALTGKGHGTDVAVIMGLRGFDPVTVPVDDIFPELDRIRKSSQLNLGGQSEINFDPERDVVFHHDQCLLGHPNGLLFTAQRASGESHQAAYYSVGGGFVVAQGEQPTGSRAVRLPYPIDHARQIEAYCAELGVSIPGLVRRNEDTWRPRDETELGVRNIYEAMRDCCWRGCHTGGTLPGGLNVKRRAAELHQQLMSKEADSPATWIKAIQQQNTNFSDTLQWVSCFALAVNEENANFGRVVTAPTNGAAGVIPAVLLHWVCHHRGDDESIQDFLLTASEIGSLFKKGATISAAMGGCQAEIGVSSAMAAAGLCQVMGGSVGQVLMAAEIAMEHHLGLTCDPIAGLVQIPCIERNSMGAVKAITAAQMALTSDPASAKVHLDHVILTMWNTALDMNTKYKETAEGGLALQISVAVPEC
- a CDS encoding peptidylprolyl isomerase, with the translated sequence MIRRTFLPLSMLIVLCGCGGNGGSGLGTTTALSVTPAATSVEFGRTVQLLAVPTGGLEPVQWSVTGPGTVSTSGLFTAGSATGTATVRVAVVRNPSIFATSIISVGPGVTVDVNSLGSKVVVPRSRIRLTATVAGTSNLNVTWSVPGGSASGTIASDGTYTAPNAAGTYLVTARSQADPTKTDDFSITVAANASVRFNMTGGATFTLALRPDKAPGHVANFVSLVNEGFYDGIVFHRREDLSPSNSIPDFIVQGGDPLTKTLPLTDPSIGTGGPGYTIPFETNDLVHDQYALAMARSSGMDTAGSQFYLCQNAVHFLDGNYVVFGSVSAGTAAVDNLRRGDVITSAVTQP